Below is a genomic region from Nitrospira sp..
AGCTTCACGGGGATCGTCTTCTGATCAACGAAATCGCCCCGCGTCCGCATAATTCCGGACACTACACGTTGGACGCCTGCACCGTGTCCCAATTCGAGCAGCAGGTGCGGGCATTGTGCGGACTGCCGCTGGGAGAAGTCCGACTGTTGTGTCCTGCCGCGATGGTGAACCTGATCGGCCATGACGTTGAGAAGATCACGAGCGCTAAGGGATGCAAAGACCTCCTGACGATTCCAGGTGCCGAACTTCATCTGTACGGGAAGCGTACGGTGCGACCAGGCCGCAAAATGGGGCATGTCACTTTCCTTGCAGAGTCGGGCGACGAGACGACGGGCCGCGCCAGCCGGTTCATGCAGTGCCTTGCTCTGTAAGAGTAGGGGTGAGGATCGGTACCCTCCGATAGGCCGGATCGGATTGAGCTAGCGACTCGCCCGCAGGCCCATCGGTGCCTCACCAATGGCGCACAATCGATAGACTCTCTTGTAAATTCCCTCGCACCCGTTCGATTTTGTATGTGCCGTAGGGTGCATTCCTCTGGCTGAGTCACGGAAAGGCCTCTGGATTACTATGCCAATCGACAGTTTCTGATCTCCGGCCAGGGGTACAGAAGTTGCTGTGCTTACGCGTGGTCTATCGGGAGGACGATCCTGTGAATACTACGGCGGCAACAGCGTCGGCTCCAGCCAACAGTCGATTTCACCAATTTCTCACGCATCCCCGCTCACGGCTGATTCTGCTGCAATGTCTGGTGAGCGTGATCCTGTCCTACGAGTTGCTTTTCGGCACGGAGTCGGTCATCAGCCGGCTGAAAAGCGAGGGAATGGTCGTCGGAATATGGGCATTCGTGGGAATGCTCGTCTTGTTGCCGAGTGCCTGGTTCGAGTTAGCCTGGGTCAATGGCGCGCTCGTGGCCGTTGATACGGTGCTGGTGACAGGGACGATCTATCTGTCAGGGAACGCGCGCCCGGATCTCTATACCGCATACTTTGTCTTGATGTTGGTGGCGGCCTCGGTGCGGCGCTTGAGCCATATGATGGGGCTATGCCTCCTCCTCTGTGCCGGGTACGCCGCATTGTTGTATGAGGGTATTGTCCACAGTGAAACCGTGGCGGTTGGCCATTTGCTTGGCGTGCCGGTGCTCCTGGTGATGGCGGTCTTCTATGGGTTGGCGTTGGAAGCCGTCACGGTTGTCCAAGAAGAGAAGTCGACGTTGCTGAAGGATGTCGAATCCTTGAAGCGCACGGAAGAGCAACTGGCGGCGAGCAAGGTACAATTGGAGGCCCGCATTGCCGGATTGAACAAGGACCTGACGCAGTCTCAAGACAAGCTGCAGCAGGGGCTGGCGGTGCGACAAGGGTTAGAACGTCGATTGCGCGAGGCGCAGAAGATGGAGGCCGTCGGACGGATGGCGGCCGGGATCGCCAAGGAGTTCGGCGAGTTGTTCTCGGTGATCGGGAAGCAGACCGGTGTACTGTTGGCCCAGTTGCCGACCAACGATCCGCTGCGAGCTGCGACCGACGAAATATTTAAGACCGGTGAGAAAGCGGCCGCATTGACGGCTCAATTGATCGCGCTCAATTTGGAAGATACGCAGGTCCGTCAGGTGCTGTCGGTCAAGACGGTCTTGGCGGATCTTCGGAGTGCCATCAGGAGTCTGCTCCCGGCGCAGATCGACCTCGCGATCCATCAAGACGAATCCCCGATTTATGCAGAGGTCGATCGTGAAGGGCTGGAAAAGGTGCTGTTTCAGCTGGTGGTCAATGCGCGGGATGCCATGCCGAGCGGCGGACGACTGGTGATTGAAGCGCGCTCGGGTGCAGGTCTGCCCGGCGCCGCTCATGCCAGCGGGGTCGGTAAAAAGCCCTCTCACGACGT
It encodes:
- a CDS encoding ATP-binding protein, with the translated sequence MNTTAATASAPANSRFHQFLTHPRSRLILLQCLVSVILSYELLFGTESVISRLKSEGMVVGIWAFVGMLVLLPSAWFELAWVNGALVAVDTVLVTGTIYLSGNARPDLYTAYFVLMLVAASVRRLSHMMGLCLLLCAGYAALLYEGIVHSETVAVGHLLGVPVLLVMAVFYGLALEAVTVVQEEKSTLLKDVESLKRTEEQLAASKVQLEARIAGLNKDLTQSQDKLQQGLAVRQGLERRLREAQKMEAVGRMAAGIAKEFGELFSVIGKQTGVLLAQLPTNDPLRAATDEIFKTGEKAAALTAQLIALNLEDTQVRQVLSVKTVLADLRSAIRSLLPAQIDLAIHQDESPIYAEVDREGLEKVLFQLVVNARDAMPSGGRLVIEARSGAGLPGAAHASGVGKKPSHDVLVQISDTGTGMNLDTQARMFEPFFSTKETNVGLGLTAVYGIVKQNGGMVEVDSRPGQGTVVRVWLPGARVANAQEEPIPKSMLAKGDETILLVEEDEISRKLVGSMLARYKYRVLEAASSVEALMLTQRYQGIVHLTVSPLVMPEIGGRELARRLLNHQPTMKALFVSSYDDQTIAHHRINRRFVLQQPYRQVGLVEKVREMLDAA